Proteins from a single region of Xyrauchen texanus isolate HMW12.3.18 chromosome 7, RBS_HiC_50CHRs, whole genome shotgun sequence:
- the znf644b gene encoding zinc finger protein 644 isoform X1, which produces MTNLSLVVISYSDCVVPIMATVKESAEGDKEVEHSSDDSQELTATSPNNNSNNNNSLDPPEPLPLDSHQNPLNGVQPNPFVCGSIPAASSKNDSLPSGRLVNGAASHCTSEESCVHNKDMSPLPGTDTSPEVLLPPSELQSDTRQKAEGCALKVRPTRASSESNNSNGEAPLDVQVREGLDNKPISRMLARKGTKAGCLWDFDSELSESSSDDCDSLNWGLQEKFMQLLLKSSIAGGGVRTKVEIEGTPPVDQRQRMRKTQAVKRAATGGPVYDGFDYTSQNSLTDEDSDFDSSINKEHVFRKELESLKAYAGLRLEKFCNKAAAMKELIRRGKEEKCDEGSSDIETNTYMGGKLARLKTETKTGSDLSFSCSKCNFNFKEKMHLHRHMMYHLDRNNKVRQERVPRPFICRECGRSFRDLTSLQKHMIIHQVRREKLMEEIKGFSKIDVEGRRACLHCPQCIFGTKCPKTFVHHCEINEKVKHSYSWEECDHMTMNEMELMANECTAHNETYAKAGDSFVCQICTFRSKNNNDFRKHVELIHGQPYYEFDRVADQPKIKDSLMPKIQSTEKWSLRESNELPFRPNGSADLNVRSKELQKNCDGFSSSLIKWSPGSTANKLSPFSQRSDKPSKLSPLPTEKIDVTTGLPYVEDNQGYESAVSEKRTKYLSSFDVHLTTKTEIVSKTACLNPGTESCPKDPSNSGTLALQTLRHKIPSKRKMSIPYRNTHVDIPHVSFPKCEPKSPQWEFIKLQEGNDNEGAQDFSDYAKESSDWSHSNTPRDYFNCGPISPFKNIIPDYTNQSNMDNNIEVDSDEICAFIVKEECIESTISEDITDPGVYHQSDSYEEYVASPLSFVGRKCCPYCPAVFESGVGLSNHIRGHLHRVGLSYDARHVVSPEQVASQDCRPRIRRKIPSVNRRIRKDKPECKTEHTCPLCLGCFDTKTGLSNHVRGHLKRIGKPISGASKSPLCILTELLQDETEYRNIMRVLGASRHFFKPFVSQKFANSDGLFLTSTGIPMKIHHTTGTQDEGQWTLIRPSLDKERQKTETVQSSTLEDLLENRKLEQELEVCGHSEEATKPSAISSTSGSIPRTPSGKLDPTWSQEKFAVNKKICSHCNTTFQSAVSLSNHLRAYARRKRIALLEGTTYDCKQKRPRSRPGPKSKVFSFSLPASEVIYRLTCRFCDLTFQGPQSVQEDWIKHLQRHLMHTSIPGIGASMVEVSALCKELCAPSSPECLLLDTHLPLSLPEVVS; this is translated from the exons ACTGTGTTGTCCCTATTATGGCGACAGTAAAAGAGAGTGCAGAGGGAGACAAAGAGGTAGAACATTCTTCTGATGACTCTCAAGAGCTGACAGCCACATCtcccaacaacaacagcaacaacaataacAGTTTGGATCCACCAGAGCCCCTGCCCTTGGACAGTCACCAAAACCCTTTAAATGGAGTCCAGCCGAACCCATTTGTCTGTGGTAGTATTCCTGCTGCCTCCAGCAAAAACGACTCATTGCCTTCAGGACGACTTGTTAATGGAGCTGCTTCACACTGTACCTCAGAGGAGTCCTGTGTCCACAACAAAGACATGTCCCCTCTGCCCGGGACAGACACCAGCCCGGAGGTGTTACTGCCTCCCAGTGAGCTTCAATCAGACACCCGGCAGAAAGCAGAAGGGTGCGCCCTAAAAGTGCGGCCCACACGGGCCTCATCTGAATCAAACAACAGCAACGGTGAGGCCCCCTTAGATGTTCAGGTGAGGGAAGGCTTGGATAACAAGCCAATCAGCCGAATGTTGGCTAGAAAGGGAACCAAAGCAGGGTGCTTATGGGACTTTGATTCAGAGTTGTCAGAAAGTTCCTCTGATGACTGTGATAGTCTGAACTGGGGCCTGCAGGAGAAGTTCATGCAGTTACTGTTGAAAAGCAGCATAGCAGGTGGTGGGGTAAGAACAAAGGTGGAGATTGAGGGAACTCCACCTGTCGACCAAAGACAAAGGATGCGGAAAACTCAGGCCGTGAAGAGAGCTGCCACAGGAGGACCAGTTTATGATGGCTTTGATTACACATCACAGAATTCTCTAACTGATGAGGACTCGGATTTTGATTCATCCATTAACAAAGAACATGTCTTCAGGAAAGAGCTGGAAAGTTTGAAAGCATATGCTGGCTTGCGCTTGGAGAAATTCTGCAACAAGGCAGCTGCCATGAAGGAGCTAATTCGAAGAGGGAAGGAAGAGAAATGTGATGAAGGCAGCAGCGACATTGAAACAAACACCTACATGGGTGGAAAATTAGCACGGTTAAAGACAGAGACAAAAACAGGCAGTGATCTGTCCTTCTCATGCTCaaagtgcaattttaatttcAAGGAGAAGATGCATTTGCATAGGCATATGATGTATCATTTAGATAGGAATAATAAGGTGAGACAAGAACGCGTTCCCCGACCCTTTATATGTAGGGAGTGTGGGCGTTCATTCCGAGACCTAACCTCTCTGCAAAAGCACATGATAATCCACCAGGTGCGGAGGGAGAAGCTGATGGAAGAGATTAAAGGTTTCAGTAAGATAGATGTTGAGGGAAGAAGAGCTTGTCTTCATTGTCCCCAGTGCATTTTTGGAACGAAATGCCCTAAAACTTTTGTCCATCATTGTGAAATTAATGAGAAGGTAAAGCACTCTTATAGCTGGGAAGAATGTGATCACATGACTATGAATGAAATGGAGCTAATGGCAAATGAGTGCACAGCTCATAACGAAACATATGCCAAAGCTGGTGACTCTTTTGTATGTCAAATTTGCACATTTAGAAGTAAGAATAACAATGATTTCAGAAAACATGTGGAGCTCATCCATGGACAACCATATTATGAGTTTGACAGAGTAGCAGACCAACCCAAAATCAAGGACTCATTGATGCCAAAGATTCAAAGCACAGAGAAATGGTCTCTTAGGGAGAGTAATGAGCTGCCCTTTAGGCCCAATGGCTCAGCTGACCTTAATGTGAGAAGCAAAGAACTACAAAAAAACTGTGACGGTTTCAGCTCCTCGCTGATCAAATGGAGCCCTGGCAGCACAGCAAACAAACTGTCACCATTCTCACAGAGAAGTGACAAGCCAAGCAAATTATCCCCTCTGCCTACAGAGAAAATAGATGTGACAACAGGTCTCCCGTATGTCGAAGACAATCAAGGATATGAAAGCGCTGTCTCAGAAAAGAGGACAAAATATCTTTCCAGCTTTGACGTGCATCTTACAACGAAAACAGAGATCGTCAGTAAAACAGCCTGTCTGAACCCTGGCACTGAGAGCTGTCCCAAAGATCCTTCAAACAGCGGTACTTTAGCACTGCAAACTTTGAGGCATAAAATACCCTCGAAACGAAAAATGTCAATCCCATATCGCAACACACATGTTGATATTCCTCATGTGAGTTTTCCAAAATGTGAACCTAAATCTCCACAATGGGAATTTATTAAACTACAGGAAGGAAATGACAATGAAGGTGCTCAGGATTTCAGCGACTATGCCAAAGAGTCCTCGGACTGGTCTCATAGCAATACCCCCCGTGATTATTTCAACTGTGGACCGATATCCCCTTTCAAGAACATTATTCCTGACTACACCAATCAGTCCAATATGGACAACAACATAGAGGTGGACAGTGATGAAATATGTGCATTTATAGTGAAGGAGGAGTGTATAGAGAGTACAATCAGCGAGGATATCACTGATCCTGGTGTTTATCACCAAAGTGACTCCTATGAAGAGTATGTGGCCTCCCCTTTGTCCTTTGTGGGCAGGAAGTGCTGTCCCTACTGCCCAGCTGTGTTTGAGTCTGGGGTAGGCTTGTCCAACCACATCAGAGGACACCTACATAGAGTGGGGCTAAGTTATGATGCTCGTCACGTGGTGTCACCTGAGCAGGTGGCATCTCAGGATTGTCGACCTCGCATACGCAGGAAAATCCCTTCAGTGAATCGCAGAATCAGAAAAG ATAAGCCAGAGTGTAAAACCGAACACACCTGTCCGCTGTGCCTGGGTTGTTTTGACACTAAGACCGGCCTCTCCAATCATGTGCGAGGTCATCTGAAGCGGATTGGAAAGCCTATTTCGGGTGCTAGCAAGTCACCTCTCTGCATTTTGACAGAACTTCTTCAGGATGAGACGGAGTACAGAAACATTATGAGGGTGCTTGGTGCCAGCCGACACTTCTTCAAACCTTTTGTCTCTCAAAAATTTGCAAACAGTGATGGGCTGTTCCTTACGTCCACCGGGATTCCCATGAAGATCCATCATACCACCGGCACACAAGACGAAGGGCAATGGACTTTGATCAGACCATCACTTGACAAGGAGAGGCAGAAGACTGAGACAGTCCAATCTAGCACTTTAGAGGACCTGTTGGAAAATAGGAAACTGGAGCAGGAATTGGAGGTCTGTGGTCACTCAGAGGAAGCCACGAAACCTTCGGCCATCTCCTCCACTAGTGGCAGTATACCCAGGACACCATCTGGGAAGTTGGATCCTACCTGGAGCCAAG AGAAATTTGCTGTTAATAAGAAGATCTGCAGTCACTGTAATACAACGTTCCAGAGTGCCGTCAGCCTGTCCAATCATCTTCGAGCGTATGCACGACGGAAGAGGATTGCCTTATTAGAAGGAACAA CATATGATTGTAAACAGAAGAGGCCTAGATCAAGACCTGGGCCAAAAAGcaaggtgttttcattttcactcCCTGCCTCTGAAGTGATCTACAGATTGACCTGCAG gTTCTGTGATCTGACCTTCCAGGGTCCTCAGTCAGTTCAGGAAGACTGGATCAAGCATTTACAGAGGCATCTTATGCACACGAGTATCCCTGGCATAGGTGCAAGTATGGTGGAGGTGTCAGCTCTATGTAAAGAGCTGTGTGCCCCATCTTCCCCCGAGTGCCTGCTCCTGGATACTCACCTGCCTCTCAGTCTGCCTGAAGTGGTCTCCTAA
- the znf644b gene encoding zinc finger protein 644 isoform X2, producing the protein MATVKESAEGDKEVEHSSDDSQELTATSPNNNSNNNNSLDPPEPLPLDSHQNPLNGVQPNPFVCGSIPAASSKNDSLPSGRLVNGAASHCTSEESCVHNKDMSPLPGTDTSPEVLLPPSELQSDTRQKAEGCALKVRPTRASSESNNSNGEAPLDVQVREGLDNKPISRMLARKGTKAGCLWDFDSELSESSSDDCDSLNWGLQEKFMQLLLKSSIAGGGVRTKVEIEGTPPVDQRQRMRKTQAVKRAATGGPVYDGFDYTSQNSLTDEDSDFDSSINKEHVFRKELESLKAYAGLRLEKFCNKAAAMKELIRRGKEEKCDEGSSDIETNTYMGGKLARLKTETKTGSDLSFSCSKCNFNFKEKMHLHRHMMYHLDRNNKVRQERVPRPFICRECGRSFRDLTSLQKHMIIHQVRREKLMEEIKGFSKIDVEGRRACLHCPQCIFGTKCPKTFVHHCEINEKVKHSYSWEECDHMTMNEMELMANECTAHNETYAKAGDSFVCQICTFRSKNNNDFRKHVELIHGQPYYEFDRVADQPKIKDSLMPKIQSTEKWSLRESNELPFRPNGSADLNVRSKELQKNCDGFSSSLIKWSPGSTANKLSPFSQRSDKPSKLSPLPTEKIDVTTGLPYVEDNQGYESAVSEKRTKYLSSFDVHLTTKTEIVSKTACLNPGTESCPKDPSNSGTLALQTLRHKIPSKRKMSIPYRNTHVDIPHVSFPKCEPKSPQWEFIKLQEGNDNEGAQDFSDYAKESSDWSHSNTPRDYFNCGPISPFKNIIPDYTNQSNMDNNIEVDSDEICAFIVKEECIESTISEDITDPGVYHQSDSYEEYVASPLSFVGRKCCPYCPAVFESGVGLSNHIRGHLHRVGLSYDARHVVSPEQVASQDCRPRIRRKIPSVNRRIRKDKPECKTEHTCPLCLGCFDTKTGLSNHVRGHLKRIGKPISGASKSPLCILTELLQDETEYRNIMRVLGASRHFFKPFVSQKFANSDGLFLTSTGIPMKIHHTTGTQDEGQWTLIRPSLDKERQKTETVQSSTLEDLLENRKLEQELEVCGHSEEATKPSAISSTSGSIPRTPSGKLDPTWSQEKFAVNKKICSHCNTTFQSAVSLSNHLRAYARRKRIALLEGTTYDCKQKRPRSRPGPKSKVFSFSLPASEVIYRLTCRFCDLTFQGPQSVQEDWIKHLQRHLMHTSIPGIGASMVEVSALCKELCAPSSPECLLLDTHLPLSLPEVVS; encoded by the exons ATGGCGACAGTAAAAGAGAGTGCAGAGGGAGACAAAGAGGTAGAACATTCTTCTGATGACTCTCAAGAGCTGACAGCCACATCtcccaacaacaacagcaacaacaataacAGTTTGGATCCACCAGAGCCCCTGCCCTTGGACAGTCACCAAAACCCTTTAAATGGAGTCCAGCCGAACCCATTTGTCTGTGGTAGTATTCCTGCTGCCTCCAGCAAAAACGACTCATTGCCTTCAGGACGACTTGTTAATGGAGCTGCTTCACACTGTACCTCAGAGGAGTCCTGTGTCCACAACAAAGACATGTCCCCTCTGCCCGGGACAGACACCAGCCCGGAGGTGTTACTGCCTCCCAGTGAGCTTCAATCAGACACCCGGCAGAAAGCAGAAGGGTGCGCCCTAAAAGTGCGGCCCACACGGGCCTCATCTGAATCAAACAACAGCAACGGTGAGGCCCCCTTAGATGTTCAGGTGAGGGAAGGCTTGGATAACAAGCCAATCAGCCGAATGTTGGCTAGAAAGGGAACCAAAGCAGGGTGCTTATGGGACTTTGATTCAGAGTTGTCAGAAAGTTCCTCTGATGACTGTGATAGTCTGAACTGGGGCCTGCAGGAGAAGTTCATGCAGTTACTGTTGAAAAGCAGCATAGCAGGTGGTGGGGTAAGAACAAAGGTGGAGATTGAGGGAACTCCACCTGTCGACCAAAGACAAAGGATGCGGAAAACTCAGGCCGTGAAGAGAGCTGCCACAGGAGGACCAGTTTATGATGGCTTTGATTACACATCACAGAATTCTCTAACTGATGAGGACTCGGATTTTGATTCATCCATTAACAAAGAACATGTCTTCAGGAAAGAGCTGGAAAGTTTGAAAGCATATGCTGGCTTGCGCTTGGAGAAATTCTGCAACAAGGCAGCTGCCATGAAGGAGCTAATTCGAAGAGGGAAGGAAGAGAAATGTGATGAAGGCAGCAGCGACATTGAAACAAACACCTACATGGGTGGAAAATTAGCACGGTTAAAGACAGAGACAAAAACAGGCAGTGATCTGTCCTTCTCATGCTCaaagtgcaattttaatttcAAGGAGAAGATGCATTTGCATAGGCATATGATGTATCATTTAGATAGGAATAATAAGGTGAGACAAGAACGCGTTCCCCGACCCTTTATATGTAGGGAGTGTGGGCGTTCATTCCGAGACCTAACCTCTCTGCAAAAGCACATGATAATCCACCAGGTGCGGAGGGAGAAGCTGATGGAAGAGATTAAAGGTTTCAGTAAGATAGATGTTGAGGGAAGAAGAGCTTGTCTTCATTGTCCCCAGTGCATTTTTGGAACGAAATGCCCTAAAACTTTTGTCCATCATTGTGAAATTAATGAGAAGGTAAAGCACTCTTATAGCTGGGAAGAATGTGATCACATGACTATGAATGAAATGGAGCTAATGGCAAATGAGTGCACAGCTCATAACGAAACATATGCCAAAGCTGGTGACTCTTTTGTATGTCAAATTTGCACATTTAGAAGTAAGAATAACAATGATTTCAGAAAACATGTGGAGCTCATCCATGGACAACCATATTATGAGTTTGACAGAGTAGCAGACCAACCCAAAATCAAGGACTCATTGATGCCAAAGATTCAAAGCACAGAGAAATGGTCTCTTAGGGAGAGTAATGAGCTGCCCTTTAGGCCCAATGGCTCAGCTGACCTTAATGTGAGAAGCAAAGAACTACAAAAAAACTGTGACGGTTTCAGCTCCTCGCTGATCAAATGGAGCCCTGGCAGCACAGCAAACAAACTGTCACCATTCTCACAGAGAAGTGACAAGCCAAGCAAATTATCCCCTCTGCCTACAGAGAAAATAGATGTGACAACAGGTCTCCCGTATGTCGAAGACAATCAAGGATATGAAAGCGCTGTCTCAGAAAAGAGGACAAAATATCTTTCCAGCTTTGACGTGCATCTTACAACGAAAACAGAGATCGTCAGTAAAACAGCCTGTCTGAACCCTGGCACTGAGAGCTGTCCCAAAGATCCTTCAAACAGCGGTACTTTAGCACTGCAAACTTTGAGGCATAAAATACCCTCGAAACGAAAAATGTCAATCCCATATCGCAACACACATGTTGATATTCCTCATGTGAGTTTTCCAAAATGTGAACCTAAATCTCCACAATGGGAATTTATTAAACTACAGGAAGGAAATGACAATGAAGGTGCTCAGGATTTCAGCGACTATGCCAAAGAGTCCTCGGACTGGTCTCATAGCAATACCCCCCGTGATTATTTCAACTGTGGACCGATATCCCCTTTCAAGAACATTATTCCTGACTACACCAATCAGTCCAATATGGACAACAACATAGAGGTGGACAGTGATGAAATATGTGCATTTATAGTGAAGGAGGAGTGTATAGAGAGTACAATCAGCGAGGATATCACTGATCCTGGTGTTTATCACCAAAGTGACTCCTATGAAGAGTATGTGGCCTCCCCTTTGTCCTTTGTGGGCAGGAAGTGCTGTCCCTACTGCCCAGCTGTGTTTGAGTCTGGGGTAGGCTTGTCCAACCACATCAGAGGACACCTACATAGAGTGGGGCTAAGTTATGATGCTCGTCACGTGGTGTCACCTGAGCAGGTGGCATCTCAGGATTGTCGACCTCGCATACGCAGGAAAATCCCTTCAGTGAATCGCAGAATCAGAAAAG ATAAGCCAGAGTGTAAAACCGAACACACCTGTCCGCTGTGCCTGGGTTGTTTTGACACTAAGACCGGCCTCTCCAATCATGTGCGAGGTCATCTGAAGCGGATTGGAAAGCCTATTTCGGGTGCTAGCAAGTCACCTCTCTGCATTTTGACAGAACTTCTTCAGGATGAGACGGAGTACAGAAACATTATGAGGGTGCTTGGTGCCAGCCGACACTTCTTCAAACCTTTTGTCTCTCAAAAATTTGCAAACAGTGATGGGCTGTTCCTTACGTCCACCGGGATTCCCATGAAGATCCATCATACCACCGGCACACAAGACGAAGGGCAATGGACTTTGATCAGACCATCACTTGACAAGGAGAGGCAGAAGACTGAGACAGTCCAATCTAGCACTTTAGAGGACCTGTTGGAAAATAGGAAACTGGAGCAGGAATTGGAGGTCTGTGGTCACTCAGAGGAAGCCACGAAACCTTCGGCCATCTCCTCCACTAGTGGCAGTATACCCAGGACACCATCTGGGAAGTTGGATCCTACCTGGAGCCAAG AGAAATTTGCTGTTAATAAGAAGATCTGCAGTCACTGTAATACAACGTTCCAGAGTGCCGTCAGCCTGTCCAATCATCTTCGAGCGTATGCACGACGGAAGAGGATTGCCTTATTAGAAGGAACAA CATATGATTGTAAACAGAAGAGGCCTAGATCAAGACCTGGGCCAAAAAGcaaggtgttttcattttcactcCCTGCCTCTGAAGTGATCTACAGATTGACCTGCAG gTTCTGTGATCTGACCTTCCAGGGTCCTCAGTCAGTTCAGGAAGACTGGATCAAGCATTTACAGAGGCATCTTATGCACACGAGTATCCCTGGCATAGGTGCAAGTATGGTGGAGGTGTCAGCTCTATGTAAAGAGCTGTGTGCCCCATCTTCCCCCGAGTGCCTGCTCCTGGATACTCACCTGCCTCTCAGTCTGCCTGAAGTGGTCTCCTAA